GATTTTTCTACTATTATTATATAATTAATAAAATATTATGTCAATAGTTAAATATATTTAAAAAATAAAATTATTTCTCACTTTAGCAATTATGAAAAATATGTTTTCATATGGTAGGTAAAATTTACGCGACTGTTATGATGCAAAATCCTTTCGAATTGCTACGTCTGCCTCTTGAATTTGATATACCTGATGAGCTTTTGCAGCGCAATTATCACAAATTAATGAAAACAGTACACCCTGACCTTTATCACACACAAACAGAAAAAGATTTTATGACCGCAAAAGCCATGCTGATTAATCAAGCGTTTCAAAAACTTAGAGATCCTATTCAACGCGCTAGCATATTATTAGAAAC
The genomic region above belongs to Alphaproteobacteria bacterium and contains:
- a CDS encoding DnaJ domain-containing protein; the encoded protein is MVGKIYATVMMQNPFELLRLPLEFDIPDELLQRNYHKLMKTVHPDLYHTQTEKDFMTAKAMLINQAFQKLRDPIQRASILLETLHIDVDATASQPDLEFLEEIIQLQEIRDSQLIQRTFDKAQTNFARAFLEKNLSLLKKSFSTMKYLSKSVSKPIKTMQNNL